A single region of the Drosophila miranda strain MSH22 chromosome 2, D.miranda_PacBio2.1, whole genome shotgun sequence genome encodes:
- the LOC108157376 gene encoding phenoloxidase-activating factor 1, giving the protein MQWAALTLWAVLGCCSTQAEHPAPERQACDIPNETKRGVCVQVSQCAAYLQVRNVTNLPAEKVNFLKKVQCEMEIHGEEDSYESLVCCPANGQDYLFPVLQFSKFEYRRFLDVTARFKRKKLKRRIHTVEPSTGFNLLNECGKQVTNRIYGGEIAELDEYPWLALLVYNSNDYGCSGALIDDRHILTAAHCVQGEGVRQRQGLKHVRLGEFNVKTEPDCIEEPNYLSCADAALDIGYERIHVHPEYKEHSNYKFNDIAIIRLKHPVSFTHFIMPICLPNNTSPLPLAEGQMFSVSGWGRTDLFNKYFINIHSPIKLKLRIPYVSNENCTKILDMFGVRLGPKQLCAGGEYAKDTCAGDSGGPLMYFDRQHSRWVAYGVVSYGFTQCGMAGKPAVYTNVAEYTDWIAGVLQQQQQQSAIS; this is encoded by the exons ATGCAGTGGGCAGCGCTCACGCTGTGGGCAGTGCTCGGCTGCTGTTCCACGCAGGCGGAGCACCCTGCGCCGGAGCGCCAGGCCTGCGACATTCCCAATGAGACGAAGCGAGGCGTGTGCGTCCAGGTGAGCCAGTGCGCGGCCTATCTACAAGTGCGAAATGTCACCAATCTGCCCGCCGAGAAGGTGAACTTCCTGAAGAAGGTGCAGTGCGAAATGGAGATACACGGGGAGGAAGATTCCTATGAGTCGCTCGTCTGCTGCCCGGCTAACGGGCAAGACTACCTGTTCCCGGTGCTGCAGTTCTCCAAGTTCGAGTACCGCCGCTTTCTCGACGTCACCGCCCGATTCAAGCGGAAGAAGCTGAAGCGGCGCATCCATACGGTGGAGCCCAGCACGGGATTCAATCTGCTCAACGAGTGTGGCAAGCAGGTGACGAACCGCATTTACGGTGGAGAGATTGCCGAACTGGACGAGTATCCCTGGCTGGCCCTCCTGGTGTACAATTCAA ATGACTACGGTTGCAGTGGAGCGCTGATCGACGATCGTCATATTCTAACTGCCGCCCACTGTGTCCAGGGCGAGGGAGTGCGTCAACGGCAAGGCCT AAAGCACGTTCGTCTGGGGGAATTCAATGTGAAGACCGAACCGGACTGCATCGAGGAGCCCAATTATCTCAGCTGTGCGGATGCTGCCCTGGACATCGGATACGAGCGGATTCATGTGCATCCCGAGTACAAGGAGCACTCTAACTACAAATTCAACGACATAGCCATCATCCGGCTGAAGCATCCAGTCTCCTTTACGCACTTCATCATGCCCATCTGTCTGCCGAACAATACTTCGCCTTTGCCCTTAGCAGAGGGCCAAATGTTCTCCGTCTCCGGCTGGGGCCGAACGGATCTTT TCAACAAGTACTTCATCAACATACACAGCCCCATAAAGTTGAAGTTACGCATCCCCTACGTCTCAAACGAGAACTGCACCAAGATCTTGGACATGTTCGGGGTGCGTCTGGGCCCCAAGCAGCTGTGTGCTGGAGGAGAGTACGCCAAGGACACGTGTGCCGGTGATTCTGGAGGTCCACTCATGTACTTTGATCGCCAGCACTCGCGGTGGGTTGCCTATGGGGTCGTCAGCTACGGATTCACGCAGTGTGGCATGGCCGGAAAGCCCGCCGTCTACACGAACGTGGCCGAGTACACGGATTGGATCGCTGGCGttttgcagcagcagcagcagcagtcagcGATCTCTTGA
- the LOC108157379 gene encoding uncharacterized protein LOC108157379, with product MQATFKAFTILAIALMTHQAAAGTLSFGSFMGDVSQVAVAGEKAWHQLANAVGASQPEIVQPETLNILSDMANGLGDLANAITSLSVETDYVQPEASNLLGDVLGDVGTGLGDLANAITSLSVQVKAGPQARSISSDGASIIAEGGAVSAKTIAAAANAAAPYIKKLNEGLGDLANALTNL from the exons ATGCAAGCGACATTCAAAGCTTTCACTATTTTGGCCATCGCCTTAATGACCCACCAGGCCGCTGCGGGCACCCTTAGCTTCGGCAGCTTTATGGGGGACGTGTCGCAGGTGGCTGTGGCCGGAGAAAAGGCTTGGCATCAGCTGGCGAACGCTGTCGGAGCCTCTCAACCCGAAATTGTTCAACCGGAAACCCTAAACATCCTCAGCGATATGGCCAATGGTTTAGGAGATCTGGCT AATGCCATCACCAGCCTGAGCGTCGAGACTGATTATGTCCAACCCGAAGCCTCAAATCTTCTCGGGGATGTTCTGGGTGACGTGGGCACTGGGTTGGGTGATTTGGCT AATGCCATCACAAGTCTCAGTGTGCAAGTGAAGGCCGGACCACAGGCTCGGAGTATCTCT TCTGATGGTGCTTCGATCATAGCCGAAGGAGGA GCTGTGAGTGCCAAGACGATCGCCGCTGCCGCCAATGCTGCTGCCCCTTATATCAAGAAATTGAACGAGGGCCTGGGCGATCTGGCT AACGCCCTCACCAACCTCTGA
- the LOC108154414 gene encoding cecropin-C-like, which translates to MNFYKIFIFVALILAISVGQSEAGWLKKLGKRLERVGQHTRDATIQVVGIAQQAANVAATARG; encoded by the exons ATGAACTTCTATAAGATCTTCATCTTTGTTGCCCTTATTTTGGCCATCAGCGTGGGCCAATCGGAAGCCGGCTGGCTGAAGAAACTGGGCAAGAGACTT GAACGCGTTGGCCAGCACACCAGAGATGCCACCATTCAAGTTGTGGGAATTGCTCAACAGGCCGCCAATGTGGCAGCGACAGCCCGAGGATGA
- the LOC108157375 gene encoding serine protease 7, whose protein sequence is MKVFATVFLCILIAKAARAQYDRCVNPNKRAGLCVHINECQTLYSVLKQASLSTLEKQFLKASACGMGTDNRPFVCCTQDTGYTRNRRLTPSFADYDGFGVDWREERPNNFAFPNEARRSWNFGGNGQRFDTTPAQTQPRGQSITSDGSSLLPQPPTCGGVAIKNRIYDGEDTDLNEFPWMVLMEYRRRSGNGLSTSCAGSLINQRYVLTAAHCLTGRIEREIGPLASVRLGEHDTRSAVDCPSGGGGCSPEAQRLGFEEIRVHELYSEKSPNQIHDIGLVRLERNVRYSDSIRPICLPGVVGPESRQGGQEFTVAGWGRTLKMARSPVKQKVVVNYVEPARCRQRFAQIKINVEPTQMCAGGRFRQDSCDGDSGGPLMRFRDNAWVLEGIVSFGYKCGLKDWPGVYTSVTAYDIWIRQNVRA, encoded by the exons ATGAAAGTGTTCGCGACGGTATTTCTCTGCATTCTGATTGCCAAAGCTGCAAGGGCCCAAT ATGACCGATGTGTGAACCCGAACAAGCGGGCCGGTCTTTGTGTGCACATCAACGAGTGCCAGACCCTCTACTCAGTCTTGAAGCAGGCCAGCCTCTCGACGCTGGAGAAGCAGTTCCTCAAGGCCTCGGCTTGTGGGATGGGAACTGACAACCGGCCTTTCGTCTGTTGCACCCAGGACACGGGCTACACGAGAAACAGGCGCCTCACACCTTCCTTTGCGGACTATGACGGATTTGGTGTGGACTGGAGGGAGGAGAGGCCGAACAATTTCGCATTTCCGAATGAAGCACGCCGCTCCTGGAATTTTGGCGGGAATGGCCAACGATTTGACACTACTCCGGCTCAGACACAGCCGAGAGGACAGTCGATAACCAGCGATGGCTCCAGCCTCTTGCCGCAGCCCCCCACCTGCGGCGGTGTTGCCATTAAGAACAGAATCTACGACGGCGAGGACACCGATCTCAACGAGTTTCCCTGGATGGTGCTCATGGAGTACCGCAGACGTAGCGGCAACGGCCTCTCCACCAGCTGCGCCGGATCGCTGATCAATCAGCGGTACGTCTTGACAGCAGCCCATTGCTTGACGGGACGCATCGAAAGGGAGATTGGACCACT CGCCTCGGTTCGTTTGGGCGAGCACGACACGCGCAGTGCGGTTGACTGTCCCAGCGGTGGAGGAGGTTGTTCTCCGGAGGCCCAGCGCCTGGGCTTCGAGGAGATCCGAGTGCACGAGCTCTACAGCGAGAAGTCGCCCAACCAGATCCACGACATCGGCCTGGTACGCCTGGAGCGGAATGTACGGTACTCGGACAGCATTCGCCCTATATGCCTACCTGGAGTCGTGGGTCCGGAGTCGCGGCAGGGAGGCCAGGAGTTCACAGTGGCAGGCTGGGGACGTACCCTGAAGATGGCCAGGAGTCCGGTGAAGCAGAAGGTGGTCGTGAACTATGTGGAGCCGGCGCGGTGCCGGCAAAGGTTCGCCCAGATTAAGATTAATGTGGAGCCGACCCAGATGTGTGCAGGCGGACGTTTTAGGCAAGACAGCTGCGACGGTGACTCCGGTGGCCCATTGATGCGGTTCCGCGATAATGCCTGGGTCCTTGAGGGCATCGTCTCCTTCGGTTATAAGTGCGGCCTCAAGGATTGGCCGGGAGTCTATACGAGTGTGACTGCCTACGACATTTGGATCAGACAGAATGTGAGGGCTTAG
- the LOC108155900 gene encoding cecropin-A2-like: protein MNYYKLLVFVALNLAISLGKSEAGWLKKIGKKIERVGRHTRDATIQGLGIAQQAANVAATAKG from the exons ATGAACTACTACAAGCTCTTGGTTTTTGTTGCCCTCAACCTGGCCATTAGCTTGGGAAAGTCCGAGGCCGGTTGGCTAAAGAAGATCGGTAAGAAAATT GAACGCGTTGGCCGGCACACTCGGGATGCGACCATTCAGGGTCTTGGCATTGCACAACAGGCGGCAAAtgtggcagccacagcaaAAGGATGA
- the LOC108154282 gene encoding cecropin-C-like, translating to MNFYKIFIFVALILAISVGQSEAGWLKKLGKRLERVGQHTRDATIQVVGIAQQAANVAATARG from the exons ATGAACTTCTATAAGATCTTCATCTTTGTTGCCCTTATTTTGGCCATCAGCGTGGGCCAATCGGAAGCCGGCTGGCTGAAGAAACTGGGCAAGAGACTT GAACGCGTTGGCCAGCACACTAGAGATGCCACCATTCAGGTTGTGGGAATTGCTCAACAGGCCGCCAATGTCGCAGCGACAGCCCGAGGATGA
- the LOC108157377 gene encoding circumsporozoite protein codes for MKFIISLLFVVALVGQKQTSAKSVSSSLSNLGNEIGQDASEFGHELGDEGTQFGHQASNSAINFGHEVSQEAEQIGSEEIGSLEKEVSSSSFSFSSSDSSATSASSTNSTTDKVAASTDQSTNKVTTCTCSESVDNSGKDTSTGSSSATATASAAGSVAGSAASAARTVAKDATGAAETVAKDATSAANSVAKDATNVAGDAVKVAHDAADTAANVGQTVAKDAANTASNVAGDAASVAQNAAGVASSVAGAATNAADTIAKDASDAANTIATNASNLAHSIADLF; via the exons ATGAAGTTCATAATTTCCCTGCTGTTTGTGGTGGCACTGGTGGGTCAAAAGCAGACCAGCGCCAAGAGCGTGTCCAGTTCTCTG AGCAATTTGGGCAACGAGATAGGTCAGGACGCCTCAGAGTTTGGCCACGAATTGGGAGACGAGGGAACACAGTTCGGACACCAGGCCTCCAATAGCGCAATTAACTTTGGACACGAAGTATCCCAGGAAGCG GAACAAATTGGCAGTGAGGAAATTGGTTCTCTCGAAAAGGAGGTGTCCTCT TCATCCTTTAGCTTCTCTTCCTCGGATTCTTCAGCTACTTCCGCTTCTTCAACT AACTCCACAACTGATAAAGTCGCTGCCAGTACTGACCAGTCCACCAACAAGGTTACCACCTGCACCTGCAGCGAAAGCGTAGATAACTCTGGAAAGGATACTTCTACTGGTTCCAGCAGTgcaactgccactgccagtgcTGCAGGAAGTGTGGCAGGATCCGCAGCCAGTGCTGCAAGAACTGTTGCGAAGGATGCTACTGGTGCTGCCGAGACAGTTGCCAAGGACGCCACCAGTGCTGCCAATAGTGTTGCCAAGGATGCCACAAATGTTGCTGGCGATGCAGTAAAGGTAGCTCACGACGCTGCTGATACAGCTGCTAATGTGGGCCAAACTGTTGCCAAGGATGCAGCCAACACTGCTAGCAATGTGGCAGGTGATGCCGCAAGTGTTGCTCAGAATGCGGCTGGAGTAGCTTCGAGCGTGGCTGGAGCTGCCACCAACGCTGCAGACACCATTGCCAAGGATGCAAGCGATGCTGCGAACACCATTGCCACAAATGCATCCAACCTGGCGCATTcgattgccgatcttttttaA
- the LOC108155898 gene encoding cecropin-2: protein MNFYKIFVFVALILAISVGESEAGWLKKIGKKIERVGQHTRDATIQGLGVAQQAANVAATARG from the exons ATGAACTTCTACAAGATCTTTGTCTTCGTTGCCCTTATCCTGGCCATCAGCGTGGGAGAATCGGAGGCTGGTTGGCTGAAGAAGATTGGCAAGAAAATC GAACGCGTTGGCCAGCACACTCGGGATGCCACCATCCAGGGTCTGGGCGTTGCTCAACAAGCAGCCAatgtggcagccacagccagggGCTGA
- the LOC108155899 gene encoding cecropin-2 — MNFYKIFVFVALILAISVGESEAGWLKKIGKKIERVGQHTRDATIQGLGVAQQAANVAATARG, encoded by the exons ATGAACTTCTACAAGATCTTTGTCTTCGTTGCCCTTATCCTGGCCATCAGCGTGGGAGAATCGGAGGCTGGTTGGCTGAAGAAGATTGGCAAGAAAATC GAACGCGTTGGCCAGCACACTCGGGATGCCACCATCCAGGGTCTGGGCGTTGCTCAACAAGCAGCCAATGTAGCTGCCACTGCTCGAGGATGA
- the LOC108154281 gene encoding cecropin-C-like, protein MNFYKIFIFVALILAISVGQSEAGWLKKLGKRLERVGQHTRDATIQVVGIAQQAANVAATARG, encoded by the exons ATGAACTTCTATAAGATCTTCATCTTTGTTGCCCTTATTTTGGCCATCAGCGTGGGCCAATCGGAAGCCGGCTGGCTGAAGAAACTGGGCAAGAGACTT GAACGCGTTGGCCAGCACACCAGAGATGCCACCATTCAGGTTGTGGGAATTGCTCAACAGGCCGCCAATGTGGCAGCGACAGCCCGAGGATGA
- the LOC108157378 gene encoding uncharacterized protein LOC108157378, with translation MPKIDWNTNELNNQPLTDRSPAMCYVNRKMRTVLVVLVKLLLSPLLILAGVQTSEFRDAMKKMDKNMKIAIQMGNELERYFDQATGSPGQKVFNIKPAKNALIRFSYSKPQGHQDSESSNGKRRPSVSASSATSKRRQQPKYFLNFNFKNHRRSKTDVDQPSTTVQPRTGRARQKRLRNGMPNPFKYFPLKGENI, from the exons ATGCCCAAGATTGATTGGAACACAAACGAGCTAAATAA CCAACCCCTAACCGACCGCAGCCCTGCTATGTGCTATGTCAATAGGAAGATGAGAACCGTTCTGGTAGTACTCGTAAAGCTCCTGCTGTCGCCTCTGCTGATTCTGGCAGGTGTACAGACATCGGAATTCCGCGATGCCATGAAGAAAATGGACAAAAACATGAAGATAGCCATCCAAATGGGAAACGAGTTGGAGAGATATTTT GACCAGGCGACGGGAAGCCCTGGCCAGAAGGTGTTCAACATCAAGCCGGCCAAGAACGCCTTAATCCGCTTCAGTTACTCCAAGCCACAAGGCCACCAGGACTCCGAAAGCTCCAATGGCAAGCGGCGCCCGTCAGTATCCGCCAGCAGCGCCACTAGCAAGCGACGCCAGCAGCCAAAGTACTTCCTGAACTTTAACTTTAAAAACCATCGAAGGTCTAAGACGGATGTGGATCAGCCGTCGACCACCGTTCAGCCAAGGACGGGGCGGGCTCGTCAGAAGAGACTTCGCAACGGAATGCCCAATCCCTTCAAGTATTTTCCACTTAAGGGCGAAAATATCTAG